The genomic window TTATCTAATTCATAATATGTACCAAAATGAGTAACACTGAATTTGACACACGAATGAAACGGATCTGACGCGTGGATGAAGTAGTGTTTaacgcacgaatgaagcgagttaactcaaatgttcacgcagctATTTGCGCACGAATATCGCAATTTATCcctgcgttccgcgtctggtgtgaacagcatAAACTTagcaaatacatgtcaacttacactaactacTTACAATAGAATGTGAATTAGTTACCATGTAGACGCCTTATCCAGAACCCTATCCAGTGTTCAgagcacacgcacacgcacgcaaaGCCCCCCAAATTGTGCATATACaacagatttggctttagtactgactaaactaaagcttatctaaataaaaaaaaaaaaacttgcaataatTGTTAAAATTAGTATTCCAAATTTATATGtcagagaaaaatattaaatggcattttcAAAACTAGCAAAAGTcaagacaaacaaaaaatgaataaaaacaatttacaattttttttaaattgtagtttgtAGTTTTTGCTTTGCAATAATTTGCGTAAATTGAATTGTATTACCTTTCCATTTCTAATGTTTTGTGATGTcttgtgactaaaatataattttaatagatgtatgtgttttaataaatctgttttgtttataatataaaatatgtttttgtttaaaattaattttgaaaaggctgtactcatttatgctgagcactgtagttaCACCTATAATATTAGAAAGCAACTGAGGAATTGCACATACTTTGTGAATCTGGAAAAATTCTTTGTAGCCTCCTTTCAGGATATAGAGTTCGGGGTAATGGAGGTTGGGGTATTCATTCACAAATCGATCTCTTTCTCTAACGTAGCGACACATCCGTGGACCACGCTCTGAAGAAAATTCACAGTGAAAAATCAGCAGGACGCGCTTCTTGGGGCAGTCAGGGAGAATAGGACTGCGTAAAAAGTAGTCTTCGATTTGATCCTCTTGGTGGAGATTAAGAGCACCCTGAAAGACGACAAAGAGGAGTTAAAAATTTGCTCAATACTACAAACCACTGTAGCCAATTTAATAAAGCTGCAAGTGACTCTTACTTTAATATGGCCGCCTTCATACTCATACGGATAACGGCAGTCGATAACAAACAGCCTCTCCACTAGATCTTGAAACTGTCCACTCATTGCTTTAACCATCTGTAAAAAGCAGAAACAGATGTCAGTGGAAAATTGGATTATGGGAAAGATGCCAGTGCATTATACTTTATATAGATGACAAGGCCTGCTGCTCCACTCTTAATCATGCAACTGGTTGCTTTGCACGCACTTGAACGTGAAATACACATGCCGTGTATCTTTGCGTAGCAACTTACAATCTCTGGAGTGATGTACTTCAACTCTTGGTGTTTTCCTTGTACTGTGGGCAGTGCAGGAGCCTTTAAAAAGACAAAATGCATGTATAttatacacattttattaaacaatgtcacctgtgcataaaataataataataataataataataataataatttaaacggCTATACTGTAACACCCATTTTAAATTGATtgctattactattatcattattattattattattattaagtattttctAAAGTGgcaatatttttactttatatttaaaataggttattattactaataatattattataaaattactaTCCTTATCTAAATGGCTATATTTTAacccattttaaatgtaaaataggtatcaataataataataataataataataaataaataaaataatgttaattattattatcactattattataattattattatctaaatGGCTAtattttaataaccattttagaTTGAAAATGAGTtactattaatacatttaataaatcaatttataCAATTAATCAATTTATCTAAATGGCCATTTTTTTAATaacctttttacatttaaaaatgggttcattattattatcatcatcaaaatcCAAATGGCTATATTTTAatgacacatttatttaaaatgggttgttatcattattattattattatataatttatatcattatCTAAATGGCTATATTTTAAcccaatttaaatgtaaaatgggtatcaataataacaataataataaaaaaaaaaataatcattattattattattttattattattattattattattattattattatcatcatctaaatggttatattttaatattattatttcacaattcAATTTATCTAAATTGCAATTTTTTAATAcccattttacatttaaaatgggttaataataataataacaacaacaacaacaacaacaacaacaacaacaacaaccatcatcatcaccaccaccaccaccaccatcatctaAATGGCTAcattttaataaccattttatatttaaaattggtTAACATCTAAATGGCTACATTTTAATACGCATTTTACATTAGttttactatcatcatcatcatccaaaTGGATATTTTAACTAATTGATTTAAAAtaggttgttattattattattaataataaatattatgtaaatggctatattaaaatgacagcttcatatttaaaataggttattattattattattattaaaagaaacCATCTAAATTTAAACCATCAAACTAcgcatttcattttgtttaaataaaataacaatgaaatagcacattttaatttgaagGAAATTAAGATATAATTTCACTTTCAAAGTGtattaagaaattaatattttaaatatttttaactcgcTTTAAAATACCTGACAACAAGAGGGAAATTAAAATAGACATGCAAATTTAACTACATTAgtgatttattaaatgtataaatattattttaaaaagttgcaactattttattttaccatataatttaataaaatatacaaagaaTAACACACTTAAGAATGATACACATTAGCTGTTCAAAAACCAGGCTTACACTCACCTTGGTAAAATCTCCAATCACATTACTAGGATCGGTGTCCAACATTCTTTCAATCTGTGAGTGATTAAAGGACTTGGACCTCTGAACCTACAaggagataaaaaaaacaaaatcaggaCTCAAACCAAACACACTCATCAGCACCATAATAaagacattcatttattttctctttttctgacctgATGTACAACATCCTCCTGCTCTGTGGTTGACACTTGTGTCCCTGCCAGACTCCGTCTCCTCTTCACTCGGACAGGCGTGTTCTCATCTTGTGGTCTTTCAGGTCTTTTGAGCGGGATGCGCCCGACTGCACAGGGCATAGATGGAGATCTGAACAACCCACGTGGACGACAGCGAATGACAGGCTACAGGTAATCAAAATGGATTTGGTCATTACAATCATGTCATaaccataaaaaaatataatgtttgtttaaaaaaaatagggttgaaaaaaaaaattagaaataaatcaatttaacaacataCCGAATCAGTTTCAGGAATTTGCTTGGCCACCAGAGGAGCAGTTAGAAGACTGTCCATTCCCAGAGGAACCTCAGAGtcattctgagaaaaaaaaaaaaaaaagaccatagTACTGTGAAGATACTAAAAATTTCTACCTTAAATACAGCATCTCTAAAAAAGTTAAATACTTGATGACAAAAAAATGCTTTCAATAAAATTGTcatttaactattttttatttttttttaaacttcaagCTCAGTGTTAAGAATTGTTAATACTGGTCCATGGTGGTCAATTCTTTCAACTTTCGTTGTTCCTTCATTTCTCACAGGCTATGCTAAAAACACCACCACAACGTAAaattaatatttctttaaaaaactacTAGGCAAACTAACTAGCCTTATGAAGTCAAATTACTGAAAACATTGACTACAaccaataaataaactaaacgcTATTCTTCAGGCAGGTTTAATTGTGATCGTCTTTTCTGTTATTGATTTATGTTAATGAAGGCTATTACTTTGAGAAATTTCTCTCACTAGTTTGCTTTAGACTGCCTTTTAGGAGCAATTTTGGCATTAGCTGGCAAATTAATACACATTGAAGTCCAAGATCATGGGGACAACTTGGCATATGTGCACTCAGAGAGATgcacaaacaaaccaaaacagaTTTCTGTACTGCATTTGTGCTTAATGTTTAAACTAATAAAACCAGAAATGCGCATGGTCTTTGAAGCATTAACTGTGGAATGAGCCACTAAAACCTCTTTTGGGCTGTGATACCAAAATAATGTTAAGCATCCTGAAATGCAAATGTGTGGGAAAAGTGGGGAACTGTGGGTGCTTATGTTTCTCTTACAGTGAGTTTTAAAAAGCTGTAGATACGATTTCACTTTTCAAATTATTTCAGAATCAGCGTTTAATCAAAAtatcaatacttttgacaacacaaCAAGCACAGGCTAATGGAAAAGTCACCTCCACATCATCAAGCCCCTCCAGAAAgccatcatcgtcatcatcatcttgAAGGCAGGAGAGCGACGGACGGCGCAGAATGAAGGGACTGATTTCATTTGGAGAGTCTGGCTGATTGGTGGGTGGTGGGGAGAGCTGGGGGAAAAGCAGGAAACCATGCTGTTATTTTagcaactgttaaaaaaaatttaacttgtgttttttttttccaggaatTAATGTTTTACCATTAAAGCAGGAGCAGAGTTCGGTCGGCAGGCAAAAGCATCCTTGGAGCCTCCGGTGGAGCGAGTGCGACAGCGCAGTGCAGGCATGGAGGGCTTTTTGAACTCAAAGTTCTCCTGTAAAACAGCAGATTGGAGTCAAACACCCATCATGGTAATTATCAGAAGCTGATAGCTATTTGTAAAATTAGTAATGcaaatatacttttaaaaaaaagatatttgctTCTGCTATAGGGTAACATTCATTAAGTGTATTGTACGGTGGccaggaagtgcaaaacaacattacaacacttgaaacacttttacaaagctcgagacaaatttacattttgaaaaacatttttacctatgaTCAGACATAATtaaataggaaaaacaattttaccaaggacgaaacaaatttacattttagaaaaaaaacaacaagatgcaaaacatttttacaaatcccgaaacaaatgTACAATCACAGATTcattacggaaagggaatgtaccacacaccggaaacGACGTGGAATGTACCACACATTCGGGGTCACTCCCGGTGCGGTGTACCACACATACCGGAAAATATCATCTcgtgtgtgactttgtagacaCAGGTTTCCACGAGTCTAcaaactataaaaatcatggtttgaccaactgcgattaaaacatattagagctattctgagaaaatattaGCATGAGAGTATATAGAAACATGTAAACGCAAGTACATAGAAACAATCAAAGCATGACACATGTTGACTGATAAAGATATCAAAACCGACACCAACCTGTAGACCCGGGTAGCTCAGTTAGATAGGTCGGTAGATACTTGTGCAGAACTTTTTGACTTTGGTTcgaatcccgttgatgacatgtcaattaaaattatttctttaaattaattttggtTTATACTTTTTTGCTACACagataataaaatcaataatgtgtaCACTGACACCAagaaataaaaatctttattcggtatgggcatgttttgttgctgtgaagaAGTGACGAATCTGCCATGCTGCAAAACGTTAGTTTACATCTAAAAAGGGCCTCAGTTAACAcggacaccagttaaaccgtaacaccggctacattcagtttactgttaagagtcctcaagcagaTGTTTACACCGCATAGACTTAACATAATGTCCACGATTACAGAGTACAATTGGCCCTcgttaaaatattgaaaaaattgaTGCAGTATGTCTGCTGTTTCCGTCTGCATAAAATCCTTTATAAACTCCAAACACAGACCACACGTAAAGCAAAACTGCATTAAGCTGCTaatgtgtttgccacaaaacgggcaaaacaaccctcgaccGCGGTCCATGTTCGGTCATCATAAACTCTGTTTACTCCATGTACTCTACAGCACAAATTTACTGTGCTCACCAATAACAACCACTTTCCCCCgtgtcacttccggtgtgtggtacattccctttccgtaagcaatctgtaattgtaaatttgtttcgggatttgtaaaagtgttttgcgtctagttaatttgttttctaaaatgtaaatttgtttcgccTTTGGtaaatttgtttttcctatgtaattgtgtctgatgataggtaaaaatgttttccaaaatgtaaatttgtctcgagctttgtaaaagcgTTTCATACTTTGTAatattgttttgcacttcccggccaccgtagtaTTAAGAACACTTCAACACATTATTTCCACTTTCTGTGGAATTATTATTAGGTATTGGTTTATTTAAATTGagaatactgtttttattttttagaaaggaAACATGACATGCATGCTTTAGCTCCTCCTCTTCAGGCTGACTATTCAATTTACATCTACAGAAAACGGTAACTAAATAAAAGGTCAAACTTGTATTTAAAGCATTGAATCCATGGAATTTGAATCCACCACCTGGTTGAGAATGTGTATGTATATGGGCTAATTTGAGTACATTTGAATTGTTGAGGAATGTTGATTAAATGTACACAGTGCCTTGTAAGATAAGATTTctaccaaataataataataataataataataaataaaaataatattatccgTTTAATTTTGTTCATGCTATGGATCATCCCCCCCCCAACACAGTTCTATTAATAACcgctttattactattattataaataataataaaataaataatattaacattaaaattttTGGCCATGCTATGGATCATTCCCCTCCACACAGTTCTATTaatagccacacacacacacacacacacacacacacacacacaaacacacacgatgACAACCTCACCTCAGccatgttttctttattggcactGTCATGTGAATGAGTCCACACTCCATAACGGGAGGGATCCAATTCTTTACTCCTCAGATTTGGACTGTGACCCAAAAATTGGAGCTACAAAATAAGCATTacaaacagctttaaaaataaacaccAAAAATTTGAGGTGAGAAAAGTCATTCTGAAAAGTCTGGGCTCAATGCAGTACTTTTTCTATAACTACTTTCAAAAAAGCCTGGatgcgtcaaaaaaaaaaataataataaaaatcatcatcatgATGTTTGAAATCTTGCAAAGACTAAAGTAGAAACAGGTTTCCACAAattcaatttaagtttatttgcaTTGTGCTTTACAATAATGGtttttaaagcagcttcacaaaaggtgcACTTTATCGCATTACAATCAAATGCAAGTTATTATACAGACATAGTTAACCAGCAATTTTATTGCTTATAGGTGATGTCTACATATACGTTTAATTAAGTTTAGTGATGTATTTACTGTATGTGTTGTCCTCGAAGTCCTCAACAAATACATTAAGTAGTATAAACATTTACAATACTACAGCAAATCAGCAGTGTAGAATGATTTGTGAAGTAAAGATCATGTGTCACTACAGACTGTAGTAATGGCTCTAAAAATATTGCCATCAATTTTCttccattttaaattttaaaattttgcttatttttaatagatttcattattaatttcaATCAAACAGGTATAGTAAGcaaatgaaacaaactaaaattCAACACTTACTGGCAAAGAGTGTATCCTGCGGATGGGCATTTTTCTGTACAAACACAAAGCATATTTGGATTAAACGCAAGTCAACACAAAGAAATCTTTCAGTGATGGACAAGTTCATTTTCAGCATTGTAAGACATCAGCACTTACTCATTAACGGCTCGTGTGGCGTCCTGCATGGCCTTCTCAAACCTGTGTAGATAAAGAAAAACTATTCAACAGTTCCCAGTGTATTCAAAGTCCCCTCCTACGTCAACTAAACACAAGTCCAGACGACAATCCAGCTCATTTATCTTTCAGTCCAGGCCACTCTTCATTTAACAAATACACCGCAATGCCCACCTGTATGTAAAACAGCCCCGGGGAAGGAAAAAGGGGGGCATTTTCTAATTTACCATATGCCCACACAACGCAAACCCCCTCTCAAGCCTCTTTTGTTTGACGTGGGGAACAGCTATGGTGGTTAGGAGGGGGAGGAGGTAAGGAGCGTGTCTCTTTAATAGCATAGGAAAAGTAGGGAATTATGTTCGGGGGGTTGGTCCCCGAGTAACCCTGACTACCTCACACACAAGTACTACAGATCTATTCGGACGTTTGCGCTCACAGGGCATGAAAAGCGTGCCACTAGTCACCCAGCCCCCCTTTAGCAAtgcgcaacacacacacacacagaaagacagacacaAACACGAGAGGAACCCAAACAGCTGTAGGTCTGGCTTTAGATAAATGGATTCCCACTGACACCAAATAGCTTGGAAAGGAGAACCATCCCACTAAGTGTTGATTATTGGAGAGCTGGGATGAGTTTAGCAAATATTGTGTGCATGAAGCATATCGgagcttaaaaaaaaatgtttggaaacAGGCTTGGAATAAATGTAATGTGAGTAAATAAGATGCTTTTAAGTTctgaatgaactatccctttaaggcatgCTGGACTGTTAATACGGTTACATACCAGAgattaaacaaatcaaaatatttttgggGCTCAAAACATTTAAACTACTTCAGTCGGAACAACATATGGCTGACTAAATGATCACAAGTTTAAATTGCGCTTTAATAATCCCTGTAATAACAGGATATGGTTAAGATATCTAGTGATCTGTGATTTATGCTAGCATATGTTCGGTTAATCTGTAAAAACAGACACGCTAAACACGTCTATAGGTCACCTAACGGCAGGGACTAGATTAGACATATAATCCTCAAACCAAGCTTTACGTCACATGTCAGAAATGAGGCAGAAAAGTCATACTCACTTCTGCTCAGCATCCAGAGAATCTAAAGGACTGGGACACTCT from Danio rerio strain Tuebingen ecotype United States chromosome 13, GRCz12tu, whole genome shotgun sequence includes these protein-coding regions:
- the cdc25b gene encoding M-phase inducer phosphatase 2, which produces MDIDMVPGDVSPVYDPFSTGPESALGAPRFTLPELGARGSPCMKSLASPGPMAVLSPVTNLALNMNNLAVLGGQCETPKRKKNLPLLKIPSFASDASSDAGLGLECPSPLDSLDAEQKFEKAMQDATRAVNEKMPIRRIHSLPLQFLGHSPNLRSKELDPSRYGVWTHSHDSANKENMAEENFEFKKPSMPALRCRTRSTGGSKDAFACRPNSAPALMLSPPPTNQPDSPNEISPFILRRPSLSCLQDDDDDDGFLEGLDDVENDSEVPLGMDSLLTAPLVAKQIPETDSPVIRCRPRGLFRSPSMPCAVGRIPLKRPERPQDENTPVRVKRRRSLAGTQVSTTEQEDVVHQVQRSKSFNHSQIERMLDTDPSNVIGDFTKAPALPTVQGKHQELKYITPEIMVKAMSGQFQDLVERLFVIDCRYPYEYEGGHIKGALNLHQEDQIEDYFLRSPILPDCPKKRVLLIFHCEFSSERGPRMCRYVRERDRFVNEYPNLHYPELYILKGGYKEFFQIHKAICEPQMYRPMLHEEFKEDLRKFRLKSRTWAGERSKRDMYSRLKKL